The following are encoded together in the Lathyrus oleraceus cultivar Zhongwan6 chromosome 3, CAAS_Psat_ZW6_1.0, whole genome shotgun sequence genome:
- the LOC127128717 gene encoding uncharacterized protein LOC127128717, giving the protein MASIFNILSITLFLALVYKVYGEHCNLSNIEVKQTKTSGSVWNVTVTNNCICTQTEVKFNTKGFKSSTPVDPTIFSQDGLLIQGAAFYGFQFATFTYTSASQFKFIPISSLTQCS; this is encoded by the exons ATGGCCTCTATTTTCAACATTCTCTCCATCACTCTCTTCCTTGCCCTAGTTTACAAAG TTTATGGAGAACATTGTAATTTGAGTAACATTGAGGTTAAACAAACCAAAACATCAGGCTCAGTGTGGAATGTTACTGTGACCAACAACTGTATTTGCACTCAAACAGAAGTGAAGTTCAATACCAAAGGATTTAAGTCAAGCACACCTGTTGATCCAACAATCTTTAGCCAAGATGGTCTTCTCATCCAAGGAGCAGCATTTTATGGATTTCAATTTGCCACCTTCACTTATACTTCTGCTTCTCAGTTTAAATTTATACCAATTTCATCCCTAACTCAATGTTCTTAG